CATTAACATATATGAAAGCaatctttgatggaagttaacttgatttaaacaatttaatatgACCAACAGAACAGTACAATTACACAATTTAATATatacttttttacattttttctttgatttgctCTAAGAGACCTAAAGGTCTCTCATCCCTGGCTTCCTCTTGTATTGCCCTTTCCTCGGCCCTCTCCAGCAACTCCAGGATCCTATCACGCCGCCGCCGGCGTTTGTGTGTTGAtggccctggttcctcctcctctgtccctgactcaCCATCAGGTCTCTCCGGGACTGAATGTGAGGAGCCTGACGTCGAATGGCCCTCCACCCAGGCTGAGGCAACGAGGCATGGGGGCCGAATGGAgggcctgccacctattgcctCATCCATGAGTGGGAACTATTTCCATTTGTCAGCTGTGACCTCCCCAGACTCAGTCCCAGACCCTGATGGTGGTCTCCGAAGCTCCTACAAATAGGGAATAAGCgaataattcaaacagtaatgcAACATTTCCTATAATTATTAGTCTGTTACATTTAGACCAAATTATTACAAACCTTGTAGGTTTTTATAAGGTTCTCCCACTTTTTTGGCCGCTCGTGCTGGAGTCAGCTTATCAGTGAGGCCAATTTCCCTCAGCACAGCTCTATAAATTGGaacaaggacataaacaaattgCAGAAGTCCATCAGTTTAGTTTCTGGATTGTGATCACACCAGATTCCAAGTTACAGCAATACAATACagtatttaataacattttgccaccacccactcccatcctgctgcagcagaaaacctctTCCCGGAGAAGAGGTGGTCCTTCTCCATCCGGCATCGGATCATCTTAATTATATCATCGTCACTCCCTTAAGAAATCAATTCAAGCCAGCGTTATATTAATACCACTCCTACAGTaccttaaatttgcatttgaaatgcaccGACTCTAGTACGGCAGAATTAAAGCGGTACGTAATCTAATAAGATGCTTATAGTcgcgtataaataaataaaggcaaaaacatttaaaatggaggcagcaatgttttacgctctagtaagatatgtgaaacaagatatgtgaaacaaataccatataataataataacataatattacatacatttgtacgtcatgtctactcgtttacccgccatcgacagattaccacgtgataccgtaaagcctgatgggatatattaccgagcccaggtgcatcggttgtacactactttttgcagtgcattgtgggatacattgagtgcactcgcgatgctcactgagaattcggacactatttcaaaatggcgtccacgcGATTAAGTGCACTaggtagggtatagggggtggtttcggacacagccatGTGTCTGCAGAGGAATACTTAAGGTAAGTGGCACAAGTGTCTCGGGTTTGGGCCGTGGCTGCAGCGCTGGCCAGGATACTCATGATCCTCAGCAGCACAGACTCACTGAAAAGTAAAGGAGACAGATGTCAAATTTCACATCTTTGAGGGGAACTTTGAGGGAACCTTTCAAACCCCGAACCTGCCGATATGAAGGCTTGAGACCAGACACCAGGCAGCTTCTCCTTCAGGTGTTGGAGGCTCCTGCAGAACTTGGCGGGCCAGGCACAGGGCTGCTCCTGCCAGGTGCACAGGCAGGAACGCCACACACTGGCCGTCCACCAGCGACAGCTCCAGAAGATAACGAGCCATCCAAACCATCTGGTAACACCAAAGACACTTCAGGGctacaactttttttttttgtgtcatCAAAATGGACAAATCTACCTTAGTGCTACAGTGAATTAACATAGTACTGATAGTATTGATGATAATTCACCAGTGCAATTTCCTCTATACTTTGAGTAGATGGAATTCTTTAAGGGGTTCTCGTCGGTCACTGCGATTAACGGTAATAGTAGAAATTTACGGACATCATAATTCAGTTTAAGAGATGATTTCGGGACCTGAACTGCGCGTCAATTTGGGGGGAAAAtaaactgttttctgctcatgACGGACAGCAGCGATGATACAGTAACTCATCCATCCAAAATGTCACTGGGGTTAAGGTCAATTCGGACACAAATTCTAGTCTTCAGCGAGGGAAAGTCATGCTAAAAAGTGATGAGGACACTGGAAAGGTGTATCGCAAAGGTTGTCTCCCACAGTTAGTTaacttcaaattaaaaaat
The Takifugu flavidus isolate HTHZ2018 unplaced genomic scaffold, ASM371156v2 ctg1024, whole genome shotgun sequence DNA segment above includes these coding regions:
- the LOC130519632 gene encoding G2/mitotic-specific cyclin-B-like; translation: MLIHCSTKMVWMARYLLELSLVDGQCVAFLPVHLAGAALCLARQVLQEPPTPEGEAAWCLVSSLHIGSESVLLRIMSILASAAATAQTRDTCATYLKYSSADTMHVSRHPGLKNPSSLLGTHT